GGCATTTAGGCAACcgacaaaataaattaattacttGGTCATCATTGGATATGTAGTGTGACTAATCCAATAAGAAGGATGATGCCTTTccatattaatttaattatgtagCACAGATTGACATTTGGCAGGCTTGAAAGTTGAAAGCCCTCTCACTCTCCATCTCTAGCTCCCTCTTTCTCATCATCAATAGGCTCTCAAGCTTTTCTTCACCAATATTATTATCTCCTCCTTTGGACCACACCAAACTGCAGACAATTCCATAGGCCCTGATGTCCTGGATGTGCTCATAGTCGGCTACAACATTAAAGCTTTCAGGGAAAATAATAGTGGGAGTTACTGATGCTTGTGAAAAGTAGACCACGTGTTAAAGGGGGcagatatatttaaatatatatatacatatcttCCAACTGGGGGTGTTTGGGAGCCATGAAATTAACCATGACCAGATAGATGTTCAATTTGCCAATTGCTGCCCGACAAATGATGGAAAATAAACCATTTCTGCATCAAGTggggttttgaaatttttgggaaaaagagaaaaaatgatcCAGGAGTCCCCACTTCAACCTAGAACTCCTCTGCCCACTTCTAGCAGTGCCTTAGTGACCTAGTATTCTCTTATTCCCCATTCTAAAAGCAGCTTTATTTGGTATAAAGTAGTCCATCATCCATGTTTTTCGCCTATATATATCAGCTGCAGAGGGGCATGCATTCAAGATAGAAGTATACATTCAAAAAATGGTAACCTTTTTATCACCATATTAGAAACGTTACATGTTTTGTAGGGAAGGGGCCTTGATTTGAACTTGAtatcttttcttattttgtagTGATCATCCCCAGCAAAAAGTGTGTCAAAGCCttgatttaattgattttgttgtgataattcttttggtttcttgttAGTAGTTAAGAAAAGGTGTGATGGATTTATTTCTATATCTTACATCAACCCCTCAAAGCTTTTGAAGATACCACAGATTGATAACATATCAATGCACTAATATTGGGCCAGAACAAGCCTGTTGttttataaacatatatataaaatggagGCCAGCTGTTTAGCCTTAGGCCCTTATGTTCCATTAGTCCAAATTAGTATTTTAAGGGCTAACCTTGTTTAAGAGGAAGTAATAGATAGAAGAGATCATGGGTTTGAACCTCATCACCATCCATATACATATGATGATACTGTATACTAACTTGGGCTTTTGGGGTCAAATTGGGTAGCTTAATAAGTATACAAGCCATCAACCTGATTCAAGATTTCACTAGGACCTGAACCTGCACCACCCCTATCTATGTTCCTCCTGCTTGCCTAAACAACCATTGCTTCACTACTCTACATTCTGTGTCAAATTTCAATCACCAAATACAACCCTTTTTCTTGGGGTATTGACATCCTGATTGCCTAGATTAGTTTTTCATCCAACAATGTCAGAAATATTGATTAGTTTTAGACCAGAAGCTCCTTTCTGTCATCAGTCCTGTACCAGATAGTGAGTCCAATCCAATTAACTCATTTGAGGGTCAATTCATCCTATTTGGTATGAAGGAGCTGGGTGTTATCTTTTCTTGATTTATCTTTGAATTAAGACTTCGGGTACACATACAATTGCCTTCTGATCAACTTGGAAAGGTTCAGTGCTTTTAACAAACcagaaaaagaagacaaaaggaaaatgaaaaggtTTCGATTAAACAATTCACATGGATATATATcaatatcacaatgaagaacATAATAAATAGCATTAATTctaagagagaaaataaattaaagtcaGAAAATACAAATGATATATTCGCTAAACATCTCCCCCATTCTTCTCTGAAGACCCCTTCCAACTACTGGCAACACTCCATTGATCTGAACTGGCCATCGATGAAACCCCATTACCGCACTTGGCCACAGTCCTCACGCTCTCGATCAACGCCTCCGTCCGGGACTCCTGCAACAATATCTCCGACAGCTGCTCCGGGCTTATCACCAGCTTCACCTTCCACACTCCCGTGCTGCTGTACCTCGGGAACACTTCCGGATACGATCTCTTCACCAACCCTTGGTTGTCAAACGACATGCGGTATGGCGTGATGAGAGACGAAGTAGATGTGTTGTCACTGAGCTTGGTTTCACTGACTGTGCCGACTCCTCCTGCGTTTTGGGGAAGGAGATAGTATAATTCTCCGGCGTGAAGCTCCTCGCTGTGGAGGAGAGGCTGGGAGAAGAGGTCAGGGCTTCGGAAGATGGCGTGGCCCGGGAACTCATTGGTGATGTTCTCGGCAGTGATGGGTGCGTAGAGCTCCATAATCCCACCATTGGAAGTCACCACTTTGATCATTTCTTCAACCTGTCCAAACCCTTTGAACACACAGTTCCCCATTCTTCATGCAATTAAGCTAAtactttcttcctttttattctgGTTAAGAATTATTATGAGAATCAGGGATGGGCGTCGGTGGAAGGCGGAGGGGGGAGGAGGAGGTTGCTTGGGGGCTTCTTTCAATCGATCTATTCAATCCTTCTCAGCCGACACAAGAATCCTTTACTTTGTATCACAAAATCCAAAAAACTGGTCTTTTCTTCAGTTGGATGATACGCAGGAGCATTGACCATTGTCCTCCAGAGTTTGGCACCGTTGATGTAGCGTACTGGGGGTGGTGGATGTTGATGATAACGTAATGAGTCAACGTTAGTTGGATTCCAAATTGGGAGATGGAGAAAAGGATAGGTTGGTGGATGATGGAAATCCTGGAGATTGTAGTCAATGGCCCCAATCATGTGGTTGATGCTTTCACCTCCGTTTTCCCCTCCATCAAATGGACCCCACTTTTCGGCCATAAAAAGAAGAGAACTTTCTTGGGTTCTTTCCGAGTATACGACACTTCCATAGTGCAAAAACGATGCCGTTTTTCTggatagaaaaaaacaaagaacaaatatTAATGGTTTCAATGGTAACTGTTAAGGATAacaatttttgttgtttaaaacaAGGATACGTTATataaccaaaaattattttctattttttatttttaagaataaaaaataagatattttaaaaaatatttttgttattttttattatttttatctatttatttaggattgtttaaaaaataattatataattatatataatgattaaaaataaatcattgaatataaaattatttttaaaatatatttaaaaatattaaaaatagattaaaaatattttagatttcaaaaatatttttattttataaaataatagagactaatttaaaaaaattattctcaaaaattattttttagaactatttttttaaatagttaccAAACCAAACCTAAAGTCctatttaattactatttttcaaaaaaaaaaattcaaaactattATGATGGTTTGTAAAAtaagtttgtttgaaatttgaaatgtttttaatctatttttaatattttaaaaataaattttatgtccgattctttctttttaattattttatatatttatataatttttttaaatattcatcaaaaaacaaatgaaaataattaaaagatattatcttaaaataccatatcttctatttttaaaaacaaaaaatagaaaatttgtcaaatataattttttttttcattttagagaaaaaaaaattgtttttcaaaacagttgTTAAGTAAACCATAAGACATTCCGATAATActtatcaaacaaaaatttcaaacaactAATACATGCATGACAAGATTTAAATCATCCAGAGCAcgtataaataaaattaaagtatagaaatataaataaatgatattaagttacaaataatgaaatatatatacatatagtaGGTGACTATTAACACCCACcgcccaaaaaaatcaaaacatgaaaGACGGCAGGTCAAAGGCCAGAGGGGGGCCATGAGATTCCCATGGATCGAGTGTcctaaaagaaaggaaaataaaaatctagacCCTTGTTTTCAAATCAAGGCACATGTGAAACATTTACACAAAGatcaatgataaaaataaaataaacaaaaagggtCTAAAGATCCATTGGTTGGGGGGTTCCAATCCAAAGAGACCCACAACGATATTCATACCTCATCAGTGTGGCCACCCCTCAAAAAGCTTTCGGTGGCACTCATCACAAGTCAAAAGATTTCTTAGTGGGTGATTATGGAACGGCATTAAGCAGAAAATATACTTAGGAGATGATTGGGCCTGATAAAAAATCATGATGTTGTTGGCTAATAATCACAGATTTTGTACAGAAGTTGGTGGCTTTCAAGCTTCAGAATCAGAGTTTGAATGTGGAAACTTAAGACTCTTACCAAGCTCATGACTCATGAGCCTCTCATGGAGCCAGCCACCACGATTCTGAGGGAGATTAGGCTTTCATTTACTAAGTAATGATTCGGGGTTCGAGGGTTGAAAACTTACTTAAATTTTGAAGTTGGTGGCGGTAGTGGTACTTGAATGCAAGCTCGTGATCATTTACCCAAGTTTTATGTCATTGTAAGGGTTCTAAATGATGCCAATTTTTCAACCCTATGTAatgtttttcctctttgattTTGGCTTGTCCTGGCAACTGCCATTGAATCTAAATCCTTTCTCTGTCGAGTTGGGGAGGAGAGTGTCTCATCAGTCATCACATGGAAAGGAGAATGCCGTCCTTGAGACTTAAATGAAAAAGAGGTTTTCACGGACttattaacttttattttcacttttaagTTATTTAGAGTTTATTCCAtcgtgtgatttaaaaataataagcaaaaaattgtttttaaaaatttctaacatctgaaaacaatttttcgagaataagtaaaaattgtttttatagatttttaaaaataaaaggaaaacataaaaaaaaaaaaaaaaaatttatatgtttctaacattaaaaaaaattattttatttgtaattacaaaactaattttatttttactaggACTTGAATTAAATCTTATTGATAATGTATAAATTGAATTACGATGTTTTTATAAagccaaaataaataattaaaaattaaaaaacaatttatccaaacaagttttttatttttattttttatttttaaaaataacctgttaa
The sequence above is drawn from the Vitis riparia cultivar Riparia Gloire de Montpellier isolate 1030 chromosome 15, EGFV_Vit.rip_1.0, whole genome shotgun sequence genome and encodes:
- the LOC117932407 gene encoding uncharacterized protein LOC117932407; this translates as MGNCVFKGFGQVEEMIKVVTSNGGIMELYAPITAENITNEFPGHAIFRSPDLFSQPLLHSEELHAGELYYLLPQNAGGVGTVSETKLSDNTSTSSLITPYRMSFDNQGLVKRSYPEVFPRYSSTGVWKVKLVISPEQLSEILLQESRTEALIESVRTVAKCGNGVSSMASSDQWSVASSWKGSSEKNGGDV